A window from bacterium encodes these proteins:
- a CDS encoding NAD-dependent epimerase/dehydratase family protein, whose protein sequence is MAIDVRGMKVLITGGAGFIGSHTARALLRAGAVVVVVDNLSTGSRANVPAGVRCHELNIADERFVEILDRERPDLIYHFAFYVLVPKSVQDPLLDVDAVVGSIRLLQKAKEIGVQKIVFASSGFLYGNTAPLPVAETSPIDPVSPYVVAKQAIEGYLRFYHRTYGVPYVVLRYSAVYGPGQRTGAMADYIRRLSSGGQAEIWGDGSKTRDYVHIDDVVDANLLALAVPHDHPVPVYNIGTGVETTLNDLYGRIAALLGVAAAPIYHPDRPGEQLRYCLDHSKAARELGWTPRRSLDAGLRATVEANRVR, encoded by the coding sequence ATGGCCATTGACGTGCGAGGCATGAAGGTGCTCATCACCGGCGGGGCGGGATTCATCGGATCCCACACCGCACGCGCGCTGCTTCGCGCGGGGGCCGTCGTCGTCGTCGTCGACAACCTCTCAACCGGCAGTCGAGCCAACGTGCCTGCGGGGGTGAGGTGCCATGAGCTGAATATTGCCGACGAGCGCTTCGTCGAGATCCTCGACCGCGAGCGACCCGACCTCATCTATCACTTTGCCTTCTACGTCCTGGTCCCGAAGTCGGTCCAAGATCCGCTGTTGGACGTGGACGCCGTGGTCGGGTCGATTCGCCTGCTGCAGAAGGCCAAAGAGATTGGCGTCCAGAAGATCGTGTTCGCCTCTTCGGGGTTCCTCTACGGGAACACCGCGCCGTTGCCGGTGGCGGAGACTTCTCCCATCGACCCGGTCTCACCCTACGTCGTGGCAAAACAGGCGATCGAGGGGTATCTGCGATTCTACCACCGGACGTACGGGGTGCCCTACGTGGTGCTGCGGTATTCGGCGGTCTACGGGCCGGGGCAGCGCACCGGGGCCATGGCCGATTACATCCGGCGGCTCTCCTCCGGTGGGCAGGCGGAGATCTGGGGGGATGGGAGCAAGACTCGGGATTATGTGCACATCGACGACGTGGTCGACGCGAATCTGCTGGCCCTGGCCGTCCCCCACGACCATCCGGTTCCCGTCTACAATATCGGCACGGGCGTCGAGACGACCCTGAACGATCTGTACGGGCGCATTGCGGCGCTGCTGGGTGTGGCGGCCGCGCCGATCTATCATCCGGATCGCCCCGGCGAGCAACTGAGATACTGCCTCGATCACTCCAAGGCGGCGCGAGAGCTCGGGTGGACCCCACGGCGCTCGTTGGACGCCGGGCTTCGGGCCACCGTGGAAGCGAATCGGGTGCGATAG
- a CDS encoding flippase — MMIRGLRAPTRVLDLVRRALFVNLHWTQIVLKNMVWATLAETVVRGLKFLLLPILARVFGPAEFGRFAFAYSFAAMFDVVFDSGLALTTTRELAIAKANEHLLPDILLMKLALGGLGMAGLALGMILITPDPTTRWMILVLGAAFFVLEMVNLSFSVFRAWQRMEYEFMVRVAQAVFLVVGVGWIAWRAPSVLNVTYAYLISGLLTLGLVLVAMRRGPWRISLRIRRDVWARVLRVALPLALASGATTVYMNVDSVMLGYFGKIVDTGWYNVAIRITGILLVPTGLLSLVIFPAFASTSTNVDATFRRRWDTWSAGMVAVGGYIACAVVATADPVIGVVFGPAFHPAGTALKILAITVVLIFIYTPSFQAMIVFDRQRTLFWCLLSAAVVNVILNALLIPPFGLYGSAWATVATHVVILGELFVLAGRCTPLRPVNGALVWAVISSGAAGAAALWGMWAVGHAVWLAVPVGGIIFAGVWVGLRKSAASAMVASW, encoded by the coding sequence ATGATGATCCGAGGGCTGCGCGCCCCGACAAGAGTCTTGGATCTGGTCCGCCGGGCCCTGTTCGTCAACCTGCATTGGACGCAGATCGTCCTGAAGAATATGGTGTGGGCCACCCTGGCCGAGACGGTGGTCCGGGGGTTGAAGTTCCTATTGTTGCCGATTTTGGCGCGGGTGTTTGGGCCCGCGGAATTCGGACGGTTCGCCTTCGCCTATTCCTTCGCCGCGATGTTCGACGTCGTCTTCGATTCCGGCCTGGCGCTGACCACCACTCGGGAACTGGCCATCGCCAAGGCGAATGAACACCTGCTGCCCGATATCCTCCTGATGAAGCTCGCCTTGGGGGGACTTGGGATGGCGGGACTGGCGCTGGGCATGATCTTGATCACGCCGGACCCGACGACCCGGTGGATGATCCTGGTGCTTGGCGCCGCATTTTTCGTGCTGGAGATGGTCAACCTTTCGTTTTCGGTGTTTCGGGCCTGGCAGCGGATGGAGTACGAGTTCATGGTGCGGGTGGCCCAGGCGGTCTTCCTGGTTGTGGGCGTGGGCTGGATCGCCTGGCGGGCGCCGTCGGTCTTGAATGTGACGTACGCGTACCTCATCTCCGGCCTGCTCACCCTCGGGCTGGTCCTCGTCGCGATGCGGAGAGGTCCTTGGCGGATCAGCCTCCGCATCCGGCGAGACGTCTGGGCCCGCGTTCTGCGCGTGGCGCTCCCGCTGGCGCTGGCCAGCGGCGCCACCACCGTCTATATGAACGTCGATTCCGTGATGCTCGGGTATTTTGGCAAGATCGTCGACACGGGATGGTACAACGTCGCGATTCGGATCACCGGCATCCTGCTGGTGCCGACCGGGCTGCTCTCCTTGGTCATCTTTCCGGCCTTTGCCTCGACATCGACCAACGTCGACGCGACCTTTCGCCGGCGATGGGACACCTGGTCCGCCGGCATGGTGGCCGTCGGTGGATACATCGCCTGTGCCGTCGTGGCGACGGCGGACCCCGTGATCGGGGTGGTCTTCGGCCCGGCGTTCCATCCCGCCGGGACGGCGCTGAAGATCCTGGCCATCACGGTGGTGCTGATCTTCATCTACACCCCCAGTTTTCAGGCCATGATCGTGTTCGATCGGCAGCGCACGCTGTTCTGGTGCCTCTTGTCCGCGGCGGTCGTCAACGTGATCCTCAATGCCTTGCTCATTCCCCCGTTTGGCCTGTATGGGTCGGCCTGGGCCACCGTCGCCACGCACGTCGTGATCCTGGGGGAGCTCTTCGTCCTCGCCGGGCGATGCACGCCATTGCGGCCGGTGAATGGGGCGCTGGTGTGGGCCGTGATCAGCTCGGGAGCTGCGGGGGCGGCGGCATTGTGGGGGATGTGGGCCGTGGGGCATGCCGTCTGGCTCGCCGTCCCCGTAGGGGGGATCATCTTCGCCGGCGTGTGGGTCGGGCTGCGCAAATCCGCGGCCTCCGCGATGGTCGCCTCTTGGTAG